gggtggttcgcccagggtgccatttaaactagaacagcCACTGATATTACCACAGGTAATCTCttccatgtttgtttgtttttttttaattctccaaGTGCTCGTATGCTTTGActtacattaaataaatcatagtttaagttaaaaatgttttgatcaagaaaaaaacagcacattttaattttggggaggACTATTTCTGATATGTAAATGCTTTAAGCGTTGTGTTCAGTACCATGTATTGTACAGGCCAGATGCACTGTGGCTCCAGAGCTCTCAGTGAGGTCACACAAGGCTTGTTGGAAACGTGGTTCACTTCGCAATTGCATTTGCAGAGACACTACATGTGATTTGTCTTCTTCTGGAAGAGGATGATCTGAAATACAGTAAAGGGGATGTCATGAGGACAAATGTGTTGATGCACAAACTCAACCAAAAACTTCAGTATCAGTGTTGGGGGGAAATgactttaaaagtaatgcattacaatactgagttactccccaaaaaaagtTGTGTTACTcatttactttttatggtaagtaatgcgttacaatacttttgagttactttttctgaGGTTTGATTTCTTTTAGAACTTGTAGGGTTTTTTTCCCTTCTTCTttaatagagaagctctgcatttaacaacacactgtataaccttcatttacctttaaaaaaataaaaacacaaaaataataatgtaatgttatcttcagagaacttcctgaccccagagctctacattGTATATACAGATAGAAGCTagatacatattcattcattcattcattcattctgcttTGACTTAGTcacattattaatcaggggtcaccacagcagaatgaaccaccaacttgttcagcatttgttttacacagcggatgcccttccagctgcaacccatcactgggaaatacacatacacattaatacacatacaccatggacaatttagctaacccaattcacctatagcgcatatctttttccttgtgggggaaatcggagcacccggaggaaaccgaagtgaacagggagaacatgaaactccacacagaaacatcaactgacccaggcgaggctcgaaccagcaactgcTGTGCCATGTGACACCCCATATACAgattaattaaagtttaaagcaatgtgtttgctacaaTTGTActttgtcttattaaaaagttGAATCCCTGTCCAGTCAGATGATCCTCTTTTCCTTTTtgtccatgtgttcaaaataaagagaatatgCGAAATGTAAAGCTCTGCCATTTTGCTTTCtgcctgttcctgcattctctcattgactgcgggATTCAATGCGACtaagttcattttaattcagcagttAATTTTATAAAAgtgaactaaactaaaaagtcgcgttacatttcttaaaaagtaactctaatattacttaattttgaaaaaGCAAATGTTACGTCTATAATGTTACGTCTAGTAATGTTACGTTAACTCTCGTTACTTgcaatgcattacccccaacactgttcattacatACTACTCTAATTTGTCTTACCATCTAAACAAATGGTAGAAAGTGGTCCGTCAGATTTGCTACAGCGAACCATCCGTTTGAGTGCCAGCAGGGCTTTACCAGTTTTCTGAAACGTACACATGTATGCATTTTGtgattaaaaattaatattaataagctgGAGGAATGATTTTCAGTGTTGCAACAATATAcagctaataaataaatgattagccctcctgtgaagtgaattcattttctaatgtttgtgatgttcaacagagcaaggacatttttcacagtatttcctcttcAGATGAAAGTCCCATTTCTTGTATACTGTAATGCTCTATGTCTACTCGATAAAATTGAGGTAACAGATTAcaagcaatattattaataaaattcaaCAAATATGGATCGagtaacaattaattaaattagctGATTTAAAAGTagtcatttaaaatgagtaaCTGCAAACAGTTCAGTTGAGTTcagttttgtttataaattaaattataaacaaaaacattgatttaaTTTAACAGAAAAACCAACACAATGTTAATGAAAACTACGCAATGTTACATATATCTGACTTTAACAATAAAAATTTTTGTTTGGAgtattttaagaattattattttttagttcgtataaaaaaaaaaaaaataataattaaaaaaaacagaaaccatTTTGCACCAACCGAGAGTAAATGGTGCAGTTGAAAACTCATATGGcctataataatcaaatattgcTCTTGATGTTCCATGAAATAAAATTAACAGTTGTTCATGCGAGAATGAAGTTGTTTAAAACTCAAATCtgcggtttatttataaagatggtgtgcattttaaaatgtccttTGTGAGATGTCCATCTCCAGATGACAACGGGTACTCGTCACTCGTGTATCTGGCGAGGGCAGCCTTTTCTCGGCTAGACATTCTAACATTTGCCCCTGACTTTGAAATCGTTTTATGCCATGATCATTGTAACAGAATATTATTGTGGAtgtgaaaatgctcattttaaaatcaCATTGAATTTAATCAAGATTTTCTctttttgaaattaaattttattataagaaatttgctattttttaaagtaaatttcaaagcaaaaaaaatgccCTGAAAACAGGACATTATTTAAATGAAGTGTACATATCTACAAGGACAGGGAATTACTTTTTATAGTGTAGTTTGGTtggaatattataataaatatatacagaaaCTGCTAAGGTTAATACTTTTAGCccccatagattttttttttcaattggtaaaccactgttgtccaaggacttgcccaattaacctaacttgcctaattgtttgcctaattatcctacttgactttaaattgccctttaagctgaatacttgtatccTACTAGTGACTAAAtggctagtaaaatattataaactgtcatggcaaaaacaaaataaattagtaattaaaatgtttaaaaatgtgttctccATTAAATCTCCATTAAAAAGCAACttctgaaatatttgtaaaactttcataggagggctaatagtttcgTTTTTCAACTGTACTTAATACATGCATGTTATTCTCCAATAACAACCTgttaaactaataacacaggctcatcagGGCACTAcgaatcatcttgaccattagTGAACAGTCATATTTGGCCGCATCTTGTGACTGAACAACGACAATTATGGTAGTGTAggttcaacagtttttttttcctgcatgcTTTAGGTTTAAATTACAGGTCAGATCAATGGTCTAACTGTTTAGTTTTGTGACAAGTAACCATGAAATAAGTGGGATAACGTACATCCTGATGGCGGTTTATGCAGAATAAAGCTCTTCAGTTTTATACAACAGCTACTGATGAACCCGTCGAGAACATTATCGCTTACTGAAACAACTGCAAGCAAATAGCTTTGTTTCATACCTTCCACTTCTGTTTGGCCAAGAACTTTCTCATCTTGTCTTTGTTGAGGCATTTGATTGATCTGGATTTTGAGTCATCAAACAAGGCTATCCAGGGATGAGCTAAGGCTTTCTCACAGGACAGTCTTTTTCTAGGATGAGAAATTTTTATAGGACTTTAATTTGACTTCCTGTTTGCatgaaaatgatttaaatgaacGTCATTTCAAAATATGCATGATGTGAACACTGGATCACCTTTTATTCTTGGTCAAAAGGCCGCTGATAAAATCTTTCGCCTCTTCTGAGATGCCATCAAAACTCTCAGGATCAAACTCAAATTGTGCAGCAGTAACCAGAGCGAAGGTTTCTGCATCTGTCTTACCCTGGAATGGAGACTCGCCGCTCAGTCTGAAAAAGGGAAAAGATGATGCATTACAGATAACTAAAGTGTACATATGTAGAAATGACAGTCATAAATGGAGGCCTTACAGAATGTAGCAGATAACACCGATGCTCCACAGGTCAGTGGCCAGATCTACAGGttcataattcacaatctctgGAGCCACAAACTCAGGTGTTCCCTGCATCACCATCAGACATGTCCCAGGCTCTGCAATGGATATGTAATGTACATTAGAACATGTTGGACAAGGCATTTTTCTAGTGTTAATTTTCTagtgttaataaatatttattaagcaATTTATTACTTGGCTTCAAGTAGGAATATTTGAAGTAAAATCTATAAAAGTTACTTGCGTTTACAATGCATTTCGTGGTACCTGATTGTTAAGACAATATAATAATCAAGACAGTGTGACCGACATGTGCGGAGGTGCCTTTGCAACCCGAATTGGATAAATATTTCATTAACTTGATCAAGAGTATTCAAAACGTAGTTCATGTACATTTCTAACTCTACTGAAAGCATAAAAACACAATTACaagtttgcaaatatttaagatgCTACACTagcattatttttcagataaGTGTTTGAGTTATTCTCAAAAAAGTATGACTCGGTGTCGGTTTTGGTCTACGTAACcccgcccactgacagtataatCAATCGCAATTCAGCACCTCGGGTTGCCAGCTGGCAGAAAACCCctcaaatttcatcaattcaTTTCAGTCATGGAAGCTGCCAAACTAAAGGGGTCAGAGACCGAATATCCTAAAAAGCCTCGGCATCACGCCAAAATAAAATACGATCAACAGTATAATAAAGTTTGTATAAATATTGGGGATGAAATATAGTGGTGGAAACAGCTCAAAGAGAAAGGCTTCAAATCGAATGCAGAGTTGGCTACTTTGACAGGTAAGTGATTAAAGCAATGTATTTCTGGTTTAGTAGgaatattttaagtaaattctATAAACAGTTACTCGCGTTTACAATTCATTTTGTGTTACCTGGTTGTTAAGACAGTATAATAATCAAGACAGTGTGGCAGACTTGTGCGAAGGTGCCTTTGCGACCCAAAATggataaatatttcattaaatcaaTCAAGAGTATTTAAAACGCAGTGCAAGCAAGTTTTTAACTCTAGTACAAGCATGAAAACGCAATAAAATGCTTGCAAATATTTCATAAACATGCTACACTAGCATTATTTTTAGATAAAAGTTTTACAGTGAGTTATTCTCTAAAAATTATGATTCCGTGTCGGAATATGTCGGTTTTGGTCTACGTAACCCCGCCCACTACCACTTTAACCAATCGTATATCAGCACCTCGGGTTGCCAGCTCAGCTGGCAGAAAACCCAGCATATTTCACCAATTCATTTCAGTCATGGAAGCTGCTGAACAAAAGGGGTCAGAGACCGAATATCCTAAAAAGCCTCGGCATCCCGCCAAACTAAAGTATAATAAACGGTCTAATAAAGGTCGTATAAATATTCGGGATGAAATAAAGAGATGGAAACAGCTCAAAAGAGAGAAAGGCTTCAAATCGAATGCAGAGTTGGCTACTTATCTCCTTGACAGGTAAGTAATTACCAAGTAATGTAACACTAGCTTCTAGCATGAATACTTGAAGTAAATTCTACATGCAAAGAGTTACTCGTTTACATTGCATTTCTTGGTACCTGGTTGGTAAGAGAGCGTATAAATCAAGACAGCGTGGCCAACTTGTGCGGATGTGCCTTTGCTAACTGTTACCAGACCTGAATAAAatgtctctctctttttttttttaatcaagaattaaattaacaaaaaatatacacGACAGTGTCGCCATTTTGGAAGCACGTGACCAAACAAGTCTTGCTCATTGGCTAACGTTGAAACTCTTCCCGGGAGAGACGCCAAACTCTTTTTAAAACGACAATAACTGCTTATTTGTATGGCTGTTAAACTGTTTTTCTGGGATAATAACCACGAAATCATCGCATTAAATTACCTCTGCAAGGTGTTGTGAGCAATTAATGTTGTTCAGAGGAAGGAATGATGGACCACGGTTATGCATTAGCCGCAAGACTGCAACAAATTATGCCGATAAAAAGAAATTACTCGTGCGGGATAAGACGACAGAGAGATGGAGAAGCAGATAAACAGAGTAAACATAGGGATAGCTTATTCAAAATGGAAAGCTCTGAAGGAGAAGAAAGGCTTCAGGAACGACGCGGATGTTGCTTGTTATCTGCTGGACAGGTATAGTTACATTATGTGCACGTGGATTAAAGCTATTTACGCAAATGCTACCAGTGGTAAACAAAGCTGGATGCACATCGACTGGTGTTTTAGCTGTAATATGGCAAGATGAAGACGGTAAATGTAAATTACATGCACttttaaacatgtttgtttttgtatttacatGTTTGACCAGCAGGAGTCTCTAGCGTGTAAAGTTATTTTATTCTTGCAGTGTGAAGAGCAGAACACAGAGCGACCGAATTAACTACAAAGGAAATCCAGTTTACCTGCTTTTGTGTATTATGAATTTGCCaagtataattaaaatttttgaaacactttattttgatggtccatttgagtattagtagactgtctgcttaatatctgctgatactgctccttcaatagacatAACTGACTttgagaaactttgcaagtacatgtcgacTTACACTaaccaaacagtctacttatCTACTGAGAATTACTTGGcctgtagatgcaatgcaacagaaattcaacaaatggaccatcaaaataaagtgtgaccaagaaaATTAACACATTAAATGAGAGTTAAGGGGAGAAAAATTATAGTAGGTATAAATAGTACACTGACAAAAGTTGAGGAAATAATTTGAATGTCATTtgaatgtacagtgctcagcataattgaatacacgccattctgaaaatgaatatttttatccatttatcagtGAAGATAGGAAATGTATTTGGTgcatttaacaaaacagatttagtaaacgaatatatttattaaaataatattttagtcaccaaacagatttagaaattgaaagataatacacttgtatttttttatttgctttatttaacagggacaatacaCTCCACATTGTTATACAAAAGACAACCGATGTCGCCTATATAGGGcataaagctaatttgcagcccTTGTCCCTGTTTAggcaaaaaacaaatgttttaaagcaacgttttcttagctaataaattaggaaattaccaatggcaaatttaatgtaatacaatttagtgtgtgtatatatatatatatatatatatatatatatatatatatatatatatatatatatatatatatatatatatatatatatatatatatataaattaaataaaacacagccACAGCCCtctattaagtttttatttaagcttttggtttttggccctttataaggaAAAGTTTAGGTACCCCTAGTCTAAGTAATGTTTCTCAGATTctcttttgtcattatttaagGGCATATAGTGATCTTTCAGAAGACAGATCCAGCATTTCTTCAAGCTCTCCAATCTCCATTCCTCCCAGAGGACGAACTCAGAAATCAATGGGGCCTGCACTGCAAACTGAggtaataataaagaaaatatgcaCACTTGTGGTTTGTTAAATCAATTAACCTATGCCAAGGTTTACTTTTAATTAGTAATTGCTATAAATATCTCAACATACAAATCTGTATTTGCATCTAACTTCTTGTAAAACATTGTTATAGCAGGATGTCCGTgtggtcttaaagtattaaaaattgataaatcaatttagaaaaATTTAAGGCCCTGAAAAAGTATTAAAGTCTTAAAcgctattttacaaggtattaaattCGGTATCATTTTGCTAAAGTTAACctgaatttaataattgaatattgGGATGCTGTGCAGTTTCTGGAATGAAAATATCCTGCTAGATTGacatcacgctgctttgtttactgcagtaaccagggaAACAGTTATTCCTGCTGCTGTAaaggcgccacctgctggattaacatttttattcagtttaaaacTACAGTTTTAGTTTTCttgcaatcagtatttagtaaatatactgcaagttaaaatgtcagtcatgttactggttgaaacctgaaatggtgatgaggtcttaaaatgtatgcaaagagtcttaaaaggtattaaatttcAATCTCTGaatcctgtatatactctgtaaaGGCAACATGGATGGATACCCTCAGTTCGGACCAGCTGTCAGACTCTGCAGATTTGGAATCAGGACCGAACAGAGTTTTAAAGGTTGAGGTTCTCGAGTTCGGCTTTGAGCATAGTCCATATCAGACAGTAAGTAAATCGCAGATTATGCTAGTTTTGGCAGGTTCTGCCATATTTTACAGTCAATGCAATTCAGCAGATTACAGATTACGCAAGACCAGGGTTTTAATTTAAATTCCAGACATTTATCAATGGCTGATGACTTGCTGGCCTTATGCATTGCTATTTTAGCATGCACACAAGCAATTATTTCATACCATATCACATTTTAAGgtagttaataaaaaatacaaggcAACTCTGTTTGAtattctaaaccaggggtgcccaaactttcttataaagggccaaaaaccaaacttaattgagggctgtgggctgaaGTTGAATATACCAAtgtgtattacattaaatttgccatgggtaatatCTTAATTCATTTGCTACGATTTTAAAATTactagaaaacgttgctttaaaacatattaatgatGCAGTATTGTTTTTAACTTTCTATAACTAACttatagtaaaaacaaacaatcccGTTTATGACACAATGGATTTCAATGcagaatacactagtcgagctgctcctgcctttgccttaATTTGCTCGCCGAGGTCTTGTGCAtctgtgacagtatttacatctgtgacagtatttacattttaaaaatctgatttatttacaacatttaaatgaaaggcttgattttagttggcttttttgtagctcctcaattaaacaaagaaacacaaGGTTATGTTAAATAAGAAATGACGATCTCTCTCAAAGCCATTTGCCACAACCAactccatcattctccctctcttttcaccTTTGACccatgggccctactttgggcagcTCTGTTCTATGCCAATGCTAAATCTTACATTTGTCACTTGACTAATGTTAATTTTACGACCTGACTTGTAAAAACATCAAAATCAACAGCAAAAGAATTGTGAAtccattaaaaatatgaatattcaaTTAACAGGTGATAATGCCTATTTTTGTATATTCTAGTGAATTAAATGTAATCCGATATTTTAGTTTACACCTGAATAAAAGGTGCTACATTATATGCACCAATTCAAAAacttaagattgttacttttttcTGCCGCATAGATCAAGCAAGAAGAGCCTGAACAACAAACAGAGGATGAATCTGGTCTGGATATCATGATTGCTTCTACTGCAGAGTCATACGGTTTTATTCCTCATTGTTCATCATCTACAGACGATGAAAATGAAATGCAATGGGGTGAAATAAAGGTTGGTGAAAAGTTACATGTTGGTCCACTGAAAAGGAGTTTAATAAATATCTTAACACCACATGCTTTTTCTAAAGTATTTCCAGGGGTTTGCATGTTTGCTGTACACATGATGGTTGCTTTTCTTCTTAAATTATTGTTGTAAATAATTAAGCACATGCTTGTCACATTTTCAGATGAACAAgttaaaaatgacaaactaatttaatttattcatactGTGCATTTGTTTGCTGATGCTTTTGATGCAAGGATTAAATTGAGTTtttgaattattagaaattaatgcACACTAGAGGTTATCATACAGCCAGGTCGGATACCTCAGGTgtgctttattttctaataattcaaatgGACTTGGACTCCAATTTTATGCTTCAAATATAGCTACCATACCAAAAGACACTCTTCATGTTCAAGTTGGGCTTTGCCATTCCACTACATATGTGGATTTATCGCAGGATCAAAAATGATCATAAATATGAAGAACAATGGACGTGAGAGCAGTTTAAACCTATACAAACTAACATAACGGAGTGGTAATTTAACTATACCAACTATGCATTTACTATAAatacttaattaaaaataaacaaatttagtGTGGAAAAAagggaatttatttttattttgtgtctattttttattagaaaaatgtttatactaacaacag
This window of the Danio aesculapii chromosome 24, fDanAes4.1, whole genome shotgun sequence genome carries:
- the si:ch211-40k21.5 gene encoding uncharacterized protein si:ch211-40k21.5, producing MEAAEQKGSETEYPKKPRHPAKLKYNKRSNKGRINIRDEIKRWKQLKREKGFKSNAELATYLLDRAYSDLSEDRSSISSSSPISIPPRGRTQKSMGPALQTEATWMDTLSSDQLSDSADLESGPNRVLKVEVLEFGFEHSPYQTIKQEEPEQQTEDESGLDIMIASTAESYGFIPHCSSSTDDENEMQWGEIKDELAETAQRLEERLEAMRSLSVRAPEPPSATREKDKEVKWINKSSLTTLFRTCHQCGEPVLEFKTLTSGSLSWIQWECSKGHLMWLFHNYNTT